The proteins below are encoded in one region of Coffea arabica cultivar ET-39 chromosome 4c, Coffea Arabica ET-39 HiFi, whole genome shotgun sequence:
- the LOC113739170 gene encoding uncharacterized protein, producing the protein MSSSASKKQSRKSGARLDPGWDHGIEIDANKKQVQCKYCGITRAGGVYRLKHHLACTHTNVEPCPSVPEDVRTQMFDLLSASSEESRKKKQRVSTMYDLEEEESEVKQQAKKCSMDNFVVRKSGGLNVRQTTINEKWKKQYRDEVCQIMARWFYTSAIPFNAVNNPLFPLMIRKLGEYGKGLKPPSYHEMRVTFLKKEVQETLNLLNMYKTEWKKTGCTIMSDGWSDQRKRTMNNFLVNSPAGTVFLSSVDTTDISKTAQKLFELLDGIVEKIGEDNVVQVITDNASNYKAAGKILMEKRKRLFWTPCAAHCIDLMLEDFQKFDSLHKVTIQKAKSVVTYIYSWGTVINWMKQFTNGKELIRPGVTRFATSYLTMRRLSELKGNLFNFFCSDKWKTSMYARRNKGKKIESIIFDNQQFWPNVELCLKIASPLIKVLRMVDSDEKPAMGFLYKAIDQAKEEIKQNVNNIRKRYESAFAIIDKRWEDQLSHPLHAAGYYLNPQFQYSPDFQSDANIKRGLYDCIAKMVPESGERVKIDLQLDDFRHANGLFGHENAVLTRNKKSPADWWESYGDECPELKNFAIRILSLTCSSSGCERNWSAFELVHSKRRNRLAQKRMNDLVFVMYNLKLRERQRQRQRVIEEIPFENLPSDDEWVTERENPTLPRENSWLRVLDDNPKCDTSDEEGNEDDEIEILTRNVQRVYDHEDRQTHVRRRQVNKMKEIHVIDEDDGPSTEFDRQDDDYLDMVPETDLQMGTNDLDDTNLDGDEDNAEDEFQENWDGEDDWEKNDFDNMDYGNNEFDSNDENDWL; encoded by the exons ATGTCTTCATCAGCTTCAAAGAAACAAAGTAGAAAATCGGGTGCTCGATTGGATCCCGGGTGGGATCATGGAATTGAAATTGATGCTAATAAAAAACAAGTTCAGTGTAAATACTGTGGGATTACTCGAGCTGGTGGTGTGTATAGGCTTAAGCATCATTTAGCTTGTACACATACAAATGTTGAACCATGTCCCAGCGTTCCTGAAGATGTTAGAACCCAAATGTTTGATTTACTAAGTGCAAGTTCTGAGgaatcaaggaaaaaaaaacaaagggttAGTACCATGTATgatttagaagaagaagaaagtgaaGTTAAGCAGCAGGCTAAAAAATGTTCTATGGACAACTTTGTTGTGAGGAAATCTGGGGGGTTGAATGTGAGACAAACAACCATAAAtgagaaatggaagaaacaatATAGAGATGAAGTTTGTCAAATAATGGCTAGGTGGTTCTATACAAGTGCCATTCCATTTAATGCTGTAAATAACCCATTGTTTCCTTTAATGATTAGGAAATTGGGAGAATATGGAAAAGGACTTAAACCACCTTCATACCATGAAATGAGGGTGACCTTTTTGAAAAAAGAGGTGCAAGAGACATTGAATTTGCTGAATATGTACAAAACAGAGTGGAAAAAAACTGGTTGTACTATTATGTCCGATGGATGGTCTGATCAGAGAAAGAGAACaatgaacaattttcttgtgAATAGTCCAGCTGGTACTGTGTTCTTATCTTCGGTAGATAccactgatatttcaaaaacagctcaaaaattatttgaattgttAGATGGTATTGTGGAAAAAATTGGAGAGGATAATGTTGTGCAGGTCATCACCGATAATGCTTCTAATTATAAGGCAGCTGGAAAAATATTgatggaaaagagaaaaagattgtTTTGGACCCCTTGTGCTGCTCATTGTATTGATCTAATGTTAgaagattttcaaaagtttgattCTCTCCACAAAGTTACTATACAAAAAGCGAAATCTGTGGttacatatatttattcatGGGGTACAGTTATTAATTGGATGAAACAGTTCACTAATGGCAAGGAGTTGATTAGACCTGGTGTTACTCGTTTTGCTACTTCATACTTGACCATGAGACGTCTCAGCGAGCTGAAAGGGAATTTGTTTAACTTTTTCTGTTCGGATAAGTGGAAAACAAGCATGTATGCTAGGAGaaacaaggggaaaaaaattgagAGCATCATTTTTGATAATCAACAATTTTGGCCAAATGTGGAGTTATGTTTAAAGATAGCTTCGCCTCTTATCAAAGTATTGAGGATGGTTGATTCTGATGAAAAACCAGCCATGGGCTTTCTCTATAAAGCTATTGATCAGGCAAaagaagaaatcaaacaaaatgtgAACAATATTCGAAAGAg ATATGAATCGGCATTTGCTATCATTGATAAAAGATGGGAAGATCAATTGAGTCATCCTTTACATGCCGCGGGTTATTATTTGAATCCTCAATTTCAATATAGTCCAGATTTTCAGTCGGATGCAAATATAAAACGTGGCCTTTATGATTGCATTGCTAAGATGGTTCCCGAATCTGGTGAAAGGGTGAAGATTGATTTGCAATTAGATGACTTTCGACATGCAAATGGATTATTTGGTCATGAAAATGCTGTACtaacaagaaacaagaaatctcCTG CTGATTGGTGGGAATCTTATGGCGATGAGTGTCCAGAGTTGAAAAATTTTGCCATTCGAATTCTCAGTTTAACTTGTAGCTCTTCTGGATGTGAGCGAAATTGGAGCGCATTTGAATTG GTACATTCTAAGAGAAGAAACCGTTTGGCTCAAAAAAGAATGAATGATCTTGTGTTTGTGATGTACAACTTGAAGTTGAGAGAGAGACAAAGGCAAAGGCAACGTGTTATTGAAGAAATTCCTTTTGAGAATTTGCCTTCAGATGATGAATGGGTgacagagagagaaaatccaacTCTTCCAAGAGAAAATAGCTGGTTACGAGTTTTAGATGACAATCCCAAATGTGACACTTCAGATGAAGAgggaaatgaagatgatgaaaTTGAAATACTTACAAGAAATGTGCAGAGAGTTT ATGATCATGAAGATCGTCAAACCCATGTCCGTCGAAGACAAGTTAATAAAATGAAAGAGATTCATGTTATTGATGAGGATGATGGGCCTTCAACTGAATTCGACCGCCAAGATGATGATTATCTTGATATGGTTCCCGAAACTGATCTTCAAATGGGAACTAATGATTTGGATGATACTAATTTGGATGGTGATGAAGATAATGCCGAAGATGAATTCCAAGAGAATTGGGATGGTGAAGATGATtgggaaaaaaatgattttgataATATGGATTATGGGAATAATGAATTTGATTCAAACGATGAAAATGATTGGTTATAA